The genomic DNA GTTCTTTAGTATGATTTTTCAAAATTATCGTTTCATCTGCACATTTTTTGGGTATTTATTCAGGTTTGAGTGAAGTAATTTGTCAGCGAAAATAGGATGACATACATATAGCCAGTGCACGGTAAAGAGGCTGTACGCCTATAGGGAACTTGTTCCTGTTAACGTTCGCGGAGTGGTTTGTAAGCGATTACAAATGGAGGGGGTGCTTAGATGCCGATTTAGGCATGCAAATCACTGTTTCAAAACCGATATATTGGCTAAACTATTATTAAAAATTTAAATATATAGGTATAAAAGACCTCGGAAAAAGGAGCGATCCTGGCATGAAAATTATCATCACGCAAAGCGAGGCGATAGAGAAAGGGATTTGGCCGAAAGTGATGAGCGCATTCGGTTTGGATAAGGATGATGAGGTATGGGACAAGGAACAGTTCATTTTAACGGAGGAACAGGCCCGAGAATTCGGGTTAATTCGCTGATCCTAAAATCGTTACCCATTAAAAAACGCCGACCCGTCAGGGATCAGCGTTGTTTGCATGAATTAAGCAAAACTATTGATTGATTAATTATTATTTATGTGTTAAAATGACGGATAGTCAAATAGAAGCAACGATTTTTGGATCGCTTTTATAATAGCATAAAAGCTGGCAATTGTCAAACCAAATATAGATCGAGATAAGTTGTATGTCAATTCATGGGTGGGGGTCTGAATCGTGACAGAGGATTTGAAGCTTCATACTGAATCAGAATATACGGATGACCTGACGCTGCCGCCAGGTATAAAGATCGATGATCCTGTCCGCATGTATTTGAAGGAAATCGGCAGAGTCCCGCTCTTGTCAGCGGAAGAAGAAATCGAACTGGCGAAGCGAATAGAGCAGGGGGACGAAGAAGCCAAACGCAGACTGGCCGAAGCCAATCTGCGTCTCGTCGTTAGTATTGCCCGCCGATATGTCGGCAGGGGAATGGTGTTCCTCGACCTGATTCAGGAAGGGAACATGGGGCTTATTAAAGCCGTCGAAAAATTCGATTTCAAGAAAGGTTTCAAATTCAGTACCTATGCTACATGGTGGATTCGCCAGGCTATTACGAGAGCTATCGCCGATCAGGCCAGAACGATTCGGATTCCAGTTCATATGGTAGAGACCATTAATAAGCTGATCCGCGTTTCCCGCCAGCTTCTTCAAGAGATCGGGCGTGAGCCAACTCCGGAGGAAATCGCCAAGGAAATGGATCTTACTCCGGAAAAGGTTCGGGAAATCATGAAGATCGCCCAGGAGCCTGTTTCATTAGAGACGCCGATTGGGGAAGAAAATGATTCCAATCTGGGTGATTTTATTGAGGATCAGGATGCACTTGCACCGGCGGATGCTGCAGCGTACGAATTGCTGAAAGAGCAGCTGGAGGAAGTGCTGGATACGCTGACCGAACGTGAGGAGAATGTGCTTCGTCTTCGTTTCGGGATGGATGATGGACGGACGCGTACGCTTGAAGAGGTAGGCAAGGAGTTCGGCGTGACCCGGGAACGGATCAGACAAATCGAGGCCAAAGCGCTTCGTAAGCTGAGACATCCAAGCCGCAGCAAGCGTTTGAAAGATTTTATGGAATAATAGCTTATCGTTTGACATATGAAGGGAGCTTTCGCTTGAGTTCAAATCAAGGAAGCTCCCTTTTGTTTTAACGGCGGCACATAGGGGGGCAGTGCTCGGCGGTAATAGGCCTGATTGCGCGCAGCAGCTTAGGCGGCAAAGGCTGCGTAAAGGCATAGTTCCGCAGCCGGCTCCGGCCTGGACGATGCAGGGCATGACATTTCCGCCGATGATGGCTGGACGGGGTGGCTACCCTTGTACCGAATACCTGCATGAACCATTCAATCGGATACGAAATCGAAAGAAATCCGTCGGCAGAGCCGGCATAATTGACTGCGGCTGCCAAGTTCCCGCGGCGGGTTAGCCATACGGAGCCAGAGTCTCCGCTTAAGGAGACGGGCCGATTGCCGCGAATAACGCTCTGGTTCTTGAAGGTAATTGTCCCTAGATTGCCGTATGAACCGTAGCCGACGCGAATATCAGTATGGATCGATTCTACGCGTCCTGTTCTTATTCCCGTCGTACGGCCGACCTTCTTGAACCGGTCTCCTACACGATAGGAGCGCAGATGGCCTGGAACGGTTCCGAACACGGCGTAACGGGGGCTGAGCAGCGCGGGGCGAAGCGGCTTGGCCATCGCTGCGTCTAGGTAATTGTTCCTTTTCTTGCTTAATCTTACGAAACGATGCAGTTCTCCGATGCGATCCTTGCGTACCGTGCCTCCGTCGGCACCTCCCGGCTGGAGTGTCTTGGAGCAGCGGTTGCTGTTCTCGTTCACGAGCACATGATTATTGCTGAGCAAGTAGCGGTTCTGGCCGCATTTTCTCTTGGTCACGATCAGTCCGGCTGTACCGGAAGCCCCAGGAGTTCCGACGCTGTAACCCGCGATGACCGGCCGGATTCTTCTTCTGAACCGAACGCTTTCTGAGCTGCTGTGTTTATGAAAGCCAGCCGAACGAACGATGCGCACTGGAACGCCCAATTTGGTCTGCAGCATGGCGCAATTTATAGGTTTTCTTTTGGACGAGGCCTTTTGATTGGATTTTGCGGTTGCCGCCAGAGCGTTGGCATAGAGAATAATTGCTGCGCCCTTGCTCGGGCGGCGCGGATCGGATAGTCCAACGCCAATGCCGTGAACACCGTGCCGCTTCAGTATATTTGCGGCTAATCGCTGCTTTATTTGATACGCTTTGCGGAAGCTTACCAATGGAAATCACCTTTTCTCTCTGGTTTTTTGTATCTTATGCCGGGAATTAGGGTTTGGTTTGGGGGACGATTGACTATGGAGAGCAAATTGATATACAATGATTCCAACAAAAAAGCGAAGGCGATGGAGTTCGCCATAACCGCCAATGAGGCTAATGACTCCTATCAGTGCGTATTTTGCCTGCGCACTGGTAGGAGTCTTTGTTCATTAACCAGTTTCATCTGCTAGGAGGATTAAGTTCATGTCGGCTCAAGAATCATCGCCTCGAAATAATGAGCGAACAAAGGGCAGCTATCTTATCGGGGAAATAAAGAATTTTGCAGCTTTTCCTGGCTCATTTATAAAATGGATACTGCTTGGGAGTATTGTTGGACTGCTTACCGGTACGGCTTCCGCTTTTTTTCTGATCAGCCTTGATGCTGTTACGGATTGGCGGTATATGCATCCTTGGCTGCTATGGCTGCTTCCGCTCGGGGGGGCGTTAGTAAGCTATGCGTATATGAAATGGGGAATAATCAGCGCCAAGGGCAATAATCTCATTCTGGAGCAAATCCAGAACGGAAATGAACGCATCCCCATTCGAATGGCGCCGCTTGTCCTGTTTGGAACTTTGGTCACCCATTTGCTAGGCGGTTCAGCTGGCCGGGAAGGAACAGCTGTACAAATGGGGGGAAGCCTGGCCGATTCGTTAAGCAGGCTCGTTAGGCTGGATCCGCTGGACCGCCGGATCCTGTTAATGTGCGGGATAAGCGGAGGCTTCGGCTCTGTATTTGGCACGCCGCTGGCGGGAACGATGTTCGGACTAGAGGTGGCCGTGCTCGGGCTGATCAGCTATCGGGCGCTTGTCCCCTGTTTTGCCGCGAGTTTCGTTGGGCATTTGACGACGGTTAATCTATGGGGGGTTCAGCACCATACGTATCAAATCGGGCAAATTCCGGCTTTATCCGGCACAGTGCTGTTGAAGGTCGTAGCCGCATCCATCCTGTTTGGGTTGACGAGCCTGCTATTCAGTAAACTGACTCACTATTTAAAAAGAACCTTCAGCCGCGCAGTCCCTAATCCAGTGTTGAAGACTGCGCTAGGAGGCGGTCTCATCATCGTTATGGTCTATGCGGCAGGAACCCGGGATTATTTGGGGCTTGGCCTGCCGTTAATTGCCGATTCCTTTGGCGAGGGTGTTTCGCCGTTTGCTTTTCTGGGCAAGCTGCTGTTCACCTCGGTTACACTGGGCTCGGGATTTCAGGGAGGAGAGGTGACACCGCTTTTTGCGATTGGAGCCAGCCTGGGGCACAGTCTGTCCGGTTGGCTTCATCTCCATGGCCCGTTTCTCGCGGCTCTTGGTTTCATCGCGGTGTTCTGTGGGGCAGCCAATACGCCATTGGCCTGCTTCATGATGGGCATTGAGCTGTTCGGCTCGGAGGGGGCGCTATACATGTTCATTGCCTGCCTGGTCAGTTATGTATTTTCGGGTCATAGCGGTATTTACAGCTCCCAGCAAATCGGCGCCTCCAAAAGTTCGCTGCTGAGCATTCTGCCCGATACAAGACTGGATGGCAGTAAAACGAAGCGGTAGGGGAACAAGCGAGGTATATTTTATTAGGCGTTTCATTCCATTTGAGATAAAATAGAGCTAGCGATGATGTGATTATAATCATATTTTCTTGAAATGAATGGAGGACTTGGAACGATGAGACAAGCGTTTGCTACGCTGCTGGCGTCTACGCTTCTATTACTCTCGTTAACCGCCTGCGGCGGTGGGAGCAAGGGCGCAGCCGGCGGAACTGATACGAATCAAATGCAGCATGGCGAGTTACATATTACCACTAGCGGGGACTTCCAGGAACGAACGGCTAGCCGGGAGGTCCTGCCTTCTTTTTTGGAGGGTCAGCATGAATATGTCGTTCTCGCGTACAAAGCTGTCAGTGAGCATCCCGAGCTGCTGGATGGAATGCCCTGCTATTGCGGCTGCGGGGAATCGGCAGGTCATCGCAGCAATCGGGACTGCTTCATTCACGAGCTGAAGGAGGACGGCTCTATCGTCTGGGATGACCACGGGACAAAATGCAACGTATGTCTGGAAATCGCCGTAGAATCGATTCAGCTGCAGCAGACTGGCAAATCGGCCGCGGACATCCGTACATGGATCGACGAGAAGTATCGGGAGGGCTACGCCAAGCCGACGGATACGCCGTTTCCATCATAAGTCGCAAATAATATGAGACAAGTAGGAATAAGACAAGATGAAAAAATTCAAAAAGTTCTATATTGAAACGACCAGCATCTGCAATTTGGCTTGCAGCTTCTGTCCGCCTACGGAACGGAAATCCCAGTTCATCAAAGTTGAGGACTTCGCAAAAGTACTGGACGAGGTAAAACCGCACACCGACTATATTTATTTGCATGTCAAAGGTGAGCCTCTGCTGCATCCGAAGATCGACCAGCTGCTTGATTTAAGCCATGAGAAGGGCCTCAAGGTGAATATTACGACGAACGGAACCTTGATTCGCAAAGCCTGGCCCAAAATCATCAACAAGCCTGCTTTGAGACAAATGAACTTCTCGCTGCACAGCTTTGATGGTCATGAGGGTTCGACGGACCGCGAAGGGTATATCGAAAATATATTGTCCTTCGTGCGGGAGGCGGTCAGTACCTCTGACTTGATTGTTTCGTTCCGCCTGTGGAATTTGGATAAGAACAACGAGACCAATTTACAGCGGAGCCGCAACCGGGCAACATTGGAAATGATCGAGAAAGAGTTCGGGCTCGACTATCAAATCGAGGAGAGAGTAGTACCAGGGGGCGGAATTAAGCTTGCCGACCGGGTGTATTTGAACCAGGACCACGAGTTTGACTGGCCGGATTTACGGGCGGAGGAGGACGACGGTCAGGGCTTCTGCCACGCGCTGCGGAATCAAGCGGGCATTCTCGTGGATGGCACGGTCATTCCATGCTGTTTGGATGGGGAAGGCGTAATAAATTTAGGCAACGTCTATCAGACGCCATTCTCAGACATTATTGAAGGAGAGCGGGCAACCCGGCTTTATGAAGGATTCTCGCGCAGAACCGCCGTGGAGGAGTTATGCCGCAAATGCGGCTACCGGAAGCGGTTTGGCGGCAGGCCGTAGCAAATCATATTACAATAGCCGATCAGCGTCAGGCAAGAGTTCCTGTTACTGGTCGGCTATTTGTTTTGTTTCTAACGGAGCAGGCTGGGGGCTATCTCGGGTACGAGCCCTTCGCGTGCTGCACGGCTAAGGAGCGCAGTAACAGCCGCGTATCCGTCCTCGCCTAGCGATTCCGTATAACGGTTTACGTACAGGTTGATATGCGCGTCGGTCACTTCCGGCGACATTTCCTGCGCATGGCTCATGACATATTCCCGCGACGCTTCCGGGTGAGCCCAGGCATATTGCACCGATTGCCGCGTCCAGTTCGCAATGGCCGCCAGGTCAAGAGAGCGGCGGGCGATAATGGCCCCTAAAGGGATCGGCAGGCCGGTATCGTCTTCCCACCAGCTGCCGAGATCTCGCATTAGCATTAACCCATACGCAGGATAAGTAAAGCGGGCTTCATGGATGACGAGTCCAGCGTCGACCTGGCCGTCGCGGACTGCAGGCATGATCTGGTCGAAGGGCATGACTACGATTTCGCCTACGCCGCCAGGAACCGCCTGGGCGGCCCATAACCGGAAGAGCAGGTAAGCCGTGGAACGTTCACTCGGAACGGCGACGCGCCGCCCAGACAGCATGGAAGGGTCGGCCGCCGCCGTATCAGACCCCGAGTCAGCGGCAGATTTGTCTCCAGCGGTCAGCACTAGCGGTCCACAGCCGCGGCCGAGTGCGCCTCCGCAGGGAATCAGCGCATATTCATCAAGCACCCAGGGGAGGGCGGCATAAGAAATCTTCAATACATCGGGGCCTTTGCCGCTGGCGGCAAGACCGTTGGTTACATCGATATCCGCATAGGTAATGTCCAGCTCGGGCGCTCCGGGAATGCAGCCATGCGCCCAGGCATGAAACACGAAAGTATCGTTCGGACAGGGAGAATAAGCTATTTTCATAATTCCAGTACCTCCGGCAATAAGGAACAAGCTCGTTCCAAGGCTAATAGGGCATCGCCGATTTTCCACAGCTCGCGCTGGCGCGGGCCGACCGGATTGGAGATGGCCCTGATTTCCATTACGGGCAGATTTAGATGGTGTGCTGCTAAGGCCACGCCGTATCCTTCCATTCCCTCCGCAGCAGCTCCCGGAATGCGATGGCTGAGATGCTCTGCCGTCGCTGCCAATCCCGTAACGGTGGACAAGGTCAGAACAGGCGCTGTGCAGGCGGCAAGCCCAGATTTCAGAACCGCCTGCGCCCATTGGCTCAACAAGTGCTCATCGGCTTTGAGGCGCGACGAGCCGAAGCCGAGCTCGTCCAGGCTCAAGAAGCCCTCCGGCGATTCAGCGCCCAAGTCGGCGGCGATAATATCGGTGGCGATGACGATGGAGCCGATGTCTGCTATGCCGATAAATCCGCCGCCGATGCCAGCGCTGATCACCAAATCATAGGGCTTCGCCCCGTCTGCTGAAGCAAGCGTTGCCGCTGTATTGGCCGCAGCCGCGATCGGGCCGACACCTGCCAGCCGCACCTCAATTCCGGGCGCACCGTTTAATCCGCGAAGCACCGCATCCCGCTCTGCTTCGACCGCAGTCATGATGAGCACGCGGCGAGGACGAGGGGGATTGTCTTTCTTGGAGTTGTTGTCATAATTCATGCTGTGAGCCACTCCTTCTCTTATGCGCGATGGTACGGCTGAGGACGCTCGATTTCAGCACCCAGCTCCTTAGCTGCGTTCAGCGGCCAATACGGATTGCGCAGCAGTTCCCGGCCGATGAAAATAAGATCAGCCCGGCCGTTGCCGAGGATTTCTTCCGCCTGCAGGCCGCTGGAGATAAGGCCGACTGCTCCAGTTGGGATGCCGGCTTCGTTTCGAATCCGATCGGCCAAATTGACCTGGTAGCCGGGATATACGTCGATGGAAGCTGGTACGATCCCGCCAGAGCTGCAATCGATCAGGTCCACTCCTTGCTCCTTCATGTGCGCAGCGAATTCAATATATTGCTCCAGGGAGTTGCCTTCCTCATGGTACTCATTCGCGGAGACGCGTACGAAGATGGGGCCGCTCCATTCCGTTTTCACCGCTTCGATAATTTCGCGCAGCAGGCGATAACGGTTATCTGCGCTGCCGCCGTATTCATCGCTGCGCTTGTTCGCAAGCGGAGAGAGGAACTCGCTGATCAAATAGCCGTGGGCGCCATGAATTTCGATGATATCGAACCCGGCTGCCTTGGCACGACGCGCCCCGTCTTTAAAAGACGCAACGATATGAGCAATATCGTCTTTGGAAGCTTCCTTTGGCGTTTTCATGCCTGGGAAGGGAATGGCGGAAGGGGCGATAATCGTTTCTTCCAGCTCGGCTTTTCTTCCAGCATGAGCCAGCTGAATTGCCACTTTGGCCTCGTGATGATGGATGAGGCGGACGATTTCCTGCAGCCCCTCGATATGCTCGTCGCTCCAAATGCCCAGATCCTGATAGGAGATCCGGCCTTCGGGCGCCACGGCGGTTGCTTCAAGCATAATCAAGCCAACCTGTCCGGCGGCGCGGCTTGGATAATGCACCCGATGCCAGTCGGTGACTTTGCCGTCGCGGTTATAGGAGGAGTACATGCACATCGGCGACATGACGATCCGGTTCTTTAGAGTTACATTTTTAATGGTGTAAGGCGAGAACAATTTGGTTTGGGTCATGGTTACTCTCCTTTTTTTATAGGGTTATCTCATGGAAAGAAGGTGCAAATTCCCTCCTGAAAACTATGTTAGACTATACGGGAAGGGTTGACAAGTTTGCGGGAACAAGGGCAGGGAACGACATTCCCGTTGACCATGAGCTCATTATCTTGTAAAATATATGTCACAATTGTTCTCTAGGGTTCCGCGGCAGCTTCTGCAGCCGGCCTGGTCCAAGAGAGGACGCGCAGGAAATATCCTGTGGACACGGAGGGACAAAAGCCCGGGAGGATATCATTCGCCGATA from Paenibacillus woosongensis includes the following:
- a CDS encoding voltage-gated chloride channel family protein, whose translation is MSAQESSPRNNERTKGSYLIGEIKNFAAFPGSFIKWILLGSIVGLLTGTASAFFLISLDAVTDWRYMHPWLLWLLPLGGALVSYAYMKWGIISAKGNNLILEQIQNGNERIPIRMAPLVLFGTLVTHLLGGSAGREGTAVQMGGSLADSLSRLVRLDPLDRRILLMCGISGGFGSVFGTPLAGTMFGLEVAVLGLISYRALVPCFAASFVGHLTTVNLWGVQHHTYQIGQIPALSGTVLLKVVAASILFGLTSLLFSKLTHYLKRTFSRAVPNPVLKTALGGGLIIVMVYAAGTRDYLGLGLPLIADSFGEGVSPFAFLGKLLFTSVTLGSGFQGGEVTPLFAIGASLGHSLSGWLHLHGPFLAALGFIAVFCGAANTPLACFMMGIELFGSEGALYMFIACLVSYVFSGHSGIYSSQQIGASKSSLLSILPDTRLDGSKTKR
- the rpoD gene encoding RNA polymerase sigma factor RpoD; its protein translation is MTEDLKLHTESEYTDDLTLPPGIKIDDPVRMYLKEIGRVPLLSAEEEIELAKRIEQGDEEAKRRLAEANLRLVVSIARRYVGRGMVFLDLIQEGNMGLIKAVEKFDFKKGFKFSTYATWWIRQAITRAIADQARTIRIPVHMVETINKLIRVSRQLLQEIGREPTPEEIAKEMDLTPEKVREIMKIAQEPVSLETPIGEENDSNLGDFIEDQDALAPADAAAYELLKEQLEEVLDTLTEREENVLRLRFGMDDGRTRTLEEVGKEFGVTRERIRQIEAKALRKLRHPSRSKRLKDFME
- a CDS encoding PCYCGC motif-containing (lipo)protein, with the protein product MNGGLGTMRQAFATLLASTLLLLSLTACGGGSKGAAGGTDTNQMQHGELHITTSGDFQERTASREVLPSFLEGQHEYVVLAYKAVSEHPELLDGMPCYCGCGESAGHRSNRDCFIHELKEDGSIVWDDHGTKCNVCLEIAVESIQLQQTGKSAADIRTWIDEKYREGYAKPTDTPFPS
- a CDS encoding radical SAM/SPASM domain-containing protein; translated protein: MKKFKKFYIETTSICNLACSFCPPTERKSQFIKVEDFAKVLDEVKPHTDYIYLHVKGEPLLHPKIDQLLDLSHEKGLKVNITTNGTLIRKAWPKIINKPALRQMNFSLHSFDGHEGSTDREGYIENILSFVREAVSTSDLIVSFRLWNLDKNNETNLQRSRNRATLEMIEKEFGLDYQIEERVVPGGGIKLADRVYLNQDHEFDWPDLRAEEDDGQGFCHALRNQAGILVDGTVIPCCLDGEGVINLGNVYQTPFSDIIEGERATRLYEGFSRRTAVEELCRKCGYRKRFGGRP
- the namA gene encoding NADPH dehydrogenase NamA encodes the protein MTQTKLFSPYTIKNVTLKNRIVMSPMCMYSSYNRDGKVTDWHRVHYPSRAAGQVGLIMLEATAVAPEGRISYQDLGIWSDEHIEGLQEIVRLIHHHEAKVAIQLAHAGRKAELEETIIAPSAIPFPGMKTPKEASKDDIAHIVASFKDGARRAKAAGFDIIEIHGAHGYLISEFLSPLANKRSDEYGGSADNRYRLLREIIEAVKTEWSGPIFVRVSANEYHEEGNSLEQYIEFAAHMKEQGVDLIDCSSGGIVPASIDVYPGYQVNLADRIRNEAGIPTGAVGLISSGLQAEEILGNGRADLIFIGRELLRNPYWPLNAAKELGAEIERPQPYHRA
- a CDS encoding 1,4-dihydroxy-6-naphthoate synthase: MKIAYSPCPNDTFVFHAWAHGCIPGAPELDITYADIDVTNGLAASGKGPDVLKISYAALPWVLDEYALIPCGGALGRGCGPLVLTAGDKSAADSGSDTAAADPSMLSGRRVAVPSERSTAYLLFRLWAAQAVPGGVGEIVVMPFDQIMPAVRDGQVDAGLVIHEARFTYPAYGLMLMRDLGSWWEDDTGLPIPLGAIIARRSLDLAAIANWTRQSVQYAWAHPEASREYVMSHAQEMSPEVTDAHINLYVNRYTESLGEDGYAAVTALLSRAAREGLVPEIAPSLLR
- a CDS encoding futalosine hydrolase; the protein is MNYDNNSKKDNPPRPRRVLIMTAVEAERDAVLRGLNGAPGIEVRLAGVGPIAAAANTAATLASADGAKPYDLVISAGIGGGFIGIADIGSIVIATDIIAADLGAESPEGFLSLDELGFGSSRLKADEHLLSQWAQAVLKSGLAACTAPVLTLSTVTGLAATAEHLSHRIPGAAAEGMEGYGVALAAHHLNLPVMEIRAISNPVGPRQRELWKIGDALLALERACSLLPEVLEL